The region GCGTGATCACCTTGTGTGATCATGTTCAGGGACTTGTTCTTTGTCCACGTTCAAGGATGCGACCATGAGTGATTCCAGCTCAAACCAGTCTTCTCCTTCAGTAACAGCAGCTCAATGAACTTTAGTAGACTCACATTGGCTTTAGAAGCGAGAGTCTTTGTGAACTTTAATAACTTTTGTTTCCTATAGGAGTCCAGGCAAAGAATACTATTGATTACTACCTATGAACTGGATACCTTCTACCCATTCAATCATCAATCTCGTCACACTCGTATCACAACAACCGGAAGCCAACGGTGGACAGTGGTAGCCACTCAGCTGCATCCCAAGGGGCCATAGGGGGGTGAGTATACTCTATTTTGTATTTTACGTGGGGTCCAGAGGTTAGTAATTTTCTGCGACAAAACCTTTAAGGcaggtttcagatgagcgtattacgGACACATTTCCGCATCTGTGATATAGACGTGTGTTTCGGCCAACCATGGGTTTTGTTGACCCGAATTAAAATTATCACAGGTCCCTATAATTCTCTCAGTTCGGGTCAATAAACCCTGCAGTAAAAATGTCATTATTTACTAAGTTCTTGTGTTTATCCTCTTTGGGGTACACGCACACcgacgttttctcatccattttctTATAATAAAATCGATACGAAAATCAGGTGAATTCACGTAGACTTGTTTGTTTATTCGGATGAATAGTCCAAGTGAAAGAAAACTTCAGCATGTCCCGTTCTTGTCCGAATCTCAACTGAGAACAGTACCTGTCACTGTGTGGTGTCCCGCACATCGAATGCACATGGATGGGATGGCCAAGTGCCGAGGATCTCGGGCGCAACTTTTTAAATGTCTGTGCGCATGTACCCTTAGGCGGCACTTACATTGGTGCATGAAAGTGGGCGGCAATGTAATTTTTCTTCAGTTCCATAGAAAATGATAAGTGATATTACTcagaaatagtacatgctgcgatctCTCTCAGTTCGAGAGAAAAATCACTCGTAAAATAATTGGTTCTTTTCACGTGTGATTTGTGTTCATCTCGCAACGCAGAGAAATCGTactgaaaatcgcccgtgtgaatacacccttatttATAGCTGTCATTGAATCCCCTATAATCCAGAGATTTGGGGTGGCTTACATGGTCtcgtcttctctccattcaggatcctcagctgatatcttctatatcagataatattcctgattgacccgacaaggatggagaggaaccgggacaagatggcggagagtatattcgccctcaccctagagatactcttccagcttacaggagaggtgagagattctggggatgacgtcacgttccatcattcttatctctgtcagtctctggtcacatctacggcagaggGTTTACTGCCGATTCATCATAAATGCCGGGAAAAATAATAGAGCCGGTTTTCTGTTAGAATGACGGAAACCCAACAGATCTACTATAAGGCAATTGGAGGttgttcttctgcttctgtgactGATTAGAACAACAGAGATGATGAACAAAGATGTGAACTAAAGGCATCAAAgactctgggaatgtctgcagtgatatttcTGGATgtgtctccccataaacaggattacacggtagtgaagaagacttctagtgatggctgtcaggccccagtgtctgatggatggggaagcccaatcacagggcctccacctcaccccctgatactggaggagatcaatgagcagaagatcctagaactcaccaagaaGATGATTGAGCTGTTGACTGGAGAGGTgccgctgctgggaatgctgggacattatacagtaatgctatggcggtataacgtgtctgggtgatgacagtatcattgtgttgtcaggttcctataaggtgtcaggatgtcactgtctatttctccatggaggagtgggagtatttagaaggacacaaggatctgtacaaggacgtcatgatggaggaccaccagtcccccccaccaccaggtaatagacaggactaaatccacatggcctttattatttgtatgtagagaatgaattcagtggctgtctgtgttttctgcaggtagatccaataagagaacagcagcggagagatgtccccgtcctcttcttccacaggatgatcaggtagatggagagaaggtctcatgaaatctcccctctggtctgtaggacggctgggaaggtcttgtgttcagtcttattatatgactgatacttgtgtaatgagaaagctgcaGATAGCAGGATTACAGctgaccgcagacattagatctccgcatcttattactattttctggttctggagacttctgcttggaataaagaagcaacaggttggagttatacaggagacctgcagctatttggcccagatcactactgctgtcatgtcattccggctcctcatactaattaatgaccttttctggccatataaaagcTTCCACACGACTTccccaactgtgtgatgacttttacaatatttatttcatagctggtgaaactggaggaagatctgctccatattgatgctacagagactcatgtgaggggggatcagccgtgtaaggaggagattcctacagatgaccccccaggtgagactacatgtagagaagagtctgcgTTGTCAGGTTTTCAGCTTTATGTTACCTTATTCAGCCAAAGACAATGTTaagcatttttttcattattcgCTACTGAAAAAACTTAAGGGATGATGTAAATCACATTAAGTGTAAATCTATCAGTCCCGCACATGGAGACTCCAAATAGCATTTTTGAAATCCATTTTAAAAGAGGTCACAAACCGTAGAAAGATTGCGCCCCCTATGATGCGTTTCGGACCAACACTCAGTCTTCAGTCATAGTGTATGTGACTCTTCCCTGAACAACTATTTATGACAATGGACTCACCCCACATCATACAATCACAGATCCGTGGGCGGCCCATATACCAGCAATATAGTAAAATACCTGCATACACAAATAATACCGTCCAGCAGGAGATTAATAAGACAACTACAGACACATCAACAAGTTGTGTGCATACTGATACAATTAATAATGCTACTTTATTTCCTTTCTAAGGTTTAACccctgtgaggtactgagggatgtagtggtggatggtcgctacgtcgcccctcggttccggtattatgcataaggggactggaggagggtcaTGTCTCGCTCTCAGAGACATAAGAAACCGGgagtgtaatgtggtctccagaaAGTAGTTTCTGGAGATCTATTGTTTAAAAAATATCCGGGCcaggttttttttggaat is a window of Eleutherodactylus coqui strain aEleCoq1 chromosome 4, aEleCoq1.hap1, whole genome shotgun sequence DNA encoding:
- the LOC136624464 gene encoding gastrula zinc finger protein XlCGF66.1-like, translated to MERNRDKMAESIFALTLEILFQLTGEDYTVVKKTSSDGCQAPVSDGWGSPITGPPPHPLILEEINEQKILELTKKMIELLTGEVPIRCQDVTVYFSMEEWEYLEGHKDLYKDVMMEDHQSPPPPGRSNKRTAAERCPRPLLPQDDQMMTQGTQRDI